GTACGTTTCCAGAGCCCTCTATTCCCCACGGACGGTCACTCTGAACTCGGACGTCCACATGCAAACGTCAGACCAGTTGTGTTCACACATGCGTCCGTGTCCGTTGCCGCACTGCCGATACAATCACTTACGCTGAGCTAGAAGTTGCTTCGATCCTTCATAAgtaacgaagaagagcgcggaAGACGGAAACGCCCCCGCCGCAAGGGCGCCGAAGCCTGGGTAGTAGCGTCGCGCGATAGTACCCAGAAATCCGAATCGCTCCTGGCCTCCAGGCATCCCGCGATTCGCGTTTCCTACCTGCGTCACCCCATCCAGAGCTGTACGTACTCCCGATGGACTAGGCGCTGGGAGTGACGCGCGCGACACGGCAGCCACAGGCGCTCCCGCAGAACCGAAACTCCCCTTGTTCTTGCCTGATGGAATTCGCGGACTTAGCGCAGAAGCTCCTGAATCGacgcgagaaacggaagagcaAGCAGACGGCCCCGACCTCTCACGTGCCTCCATACTCACCGCGCCCGCCGATTTACCTGATGATCCCACTCccgaagaaggtgaagaaacCGAATATGTTGATGTGTGACGATAATCGCTCGTGTGCTGACGActtgtcttcgcctccggaACTGGAGAGCGTTCTGCGTGAATCTGAGGTGCTTGCACCGAGGGAGCGGCTGCATGAGGCTGAGAGGACGGAGGGGCGGGAGGTTGCCTCCGGCAAGATGTCGTCTCAGCCTGTTTCCGGGTCTTGAACACGTCCAGTGGAAAAAGGACTGCATCCACAAAAAGCCCTGTGCACCCACCAGCCAAGAGATTGGCccctgaagaaagaaaagcaggacACAGCGCATCCGCAACTCGCAGATTGCTTGCAAGAAAaaccttcctctctgcgcaCCGTGCTGATTGTCAGCAGACGATTGTGACCTTGAATCTCATGGCGTGGCTTCTGGGTCGACTCTAGGTTCTTACTAACCGTCAtacctcttcttcgttcaaAGATATAAAGTTTTTTATGAGTTCCTCCATCTCTTCCCGTCCAGCAACTGCAAAGTGTGTAAGACGCGAGTGTGTGAGGTCCGACGCGAAATGTGATCGCGTGCGAAGCTGACGCACCCTCGAAAGCAAACACGAGGACTCGGCGCCTGACGTCTCCGCCGGCCCAAGCAGAGTCCGGGGCAGGCGTCGGTGTCGCAAACAAGGCTCTAACAGGCTGATGACAAATGAAACGGCTTGACACAGCATACGAGTCGAAGGCACAGGGCGCCAATCCCTGAAGAGACCACACGCCGCATAGCTTTCTTGGAGTCGATCGGCGCTGCGAAACAGGAACGTACGCAGACGTTCTCTTAACGAGGAAATAGATCCTTCGGCGTCCGTACACACGAGTTCGGTTTGAATGGGGAAGCCAGAGGAAACGAACTTCGTTTTTCTGACTCTCGAATCCCTCTGTCCGGAGAGAGGGTTCTATCAGCCCATGACAAAGTCATGCAGCAACCATTTCCATCAGCTCGAGTTCATATTCTTCATGTGAAAAAGACTTTGATTCATTTGCTTGATAAAAAAACGGCCACGGGCTATCCAGCTGACATCTTCGTCCTCGGCAGTTTCAGGTCCTTATAAATTCCCCTTTACCGCCCGTGACTGACTTACAGAACTCTGAACCTGCCTCCGCCATTCTCGCGTCAGCTCTGTACATACACTTGGCAAGCGGCCTGCGCAGTGAAGAGGTGGCGAACCTCACGAACACTCGGTCTAGACCGCAAGTCTTCTCCGCCGAAGAAACTGAACCTCTGTCTGCGATACGTTTTCCGTGAGACTGCGACAAGAACCAGGAGAGTGAAAATTTAAGAAAAGGCGATCCGAGACTGGTTTCCGACGGTCGAAATGCCGTATCCCAGTTGGGGGCAAAACGCGCGGGACCCCTGGACAGCAGTCGCGGAAAATGAAGTCACCGTTGACGACTtgtcatctctctctgttaATTCGAGCGGTGGAAGTCACCTACATATTACGCATACAACATAATGGGTGGGGAGGAACCTTAAAGTCGTAGGCGGTTGAAATCCGAAACACTGCTAGCGGCAGTAAACAGTCAAAAGCTGTGCTCGCTCAGTCCCCCGTCCCCGCAGGCAGTCACCAGCCGGCTGCTGTGTTTTGTAGTCGGCggaaagcggagaaaagcgaccGAGACAGGGTgaatggagagaagcgcgagacagacgaaaagtggaagagcgaggaaaactGAAGACAGGCAGCcttgagagaagaacggagccAGTAGGGCGAAGGGAAACAAGCCGGCGGAAgggcagcgaggagagagtcgagaaaaacgTAGGAGTGGGAAAGGGCACCAGGAGAAGTGCGTTAATCTCGATGAAAGAACACAGCATGGAGAGTATGGCGGACAGTTCTCCAGGTGCCATGAACATAAAACCGCAACCTACGGGCGAAGCGCCAACGGAGGATTCGACTCCCGTAGCGCCCTGAAGGATGTGACGCCGATTCTACAGGATATTTTTCAGAACAGAATGCCAGGGAACGCATTCAAAGCAGAACGGACTACTCGAACCAGTCACCGCGTCCCCCGATTAGCCAAAGAAAAATAACAGAAAGGAGTTTCGAGGGCGTACCACATCCGGTTGGTGCGCTGCGAGAAGCTGACGCGAGTTCCCATTTAGAAAGTAGAGCTCACTCTCAAGACCGAACCGTGACAAAAGGCGAGGACCACTCGTTTCAGGCCGTACCTCGCGTACCGTGATTCAGGGAAGTTGACAGCCTGGCCCACATGGCAAGAcatttttctccactttgcATGCGGTAGCAATCGAGAAATCGAGATGCACGACGCCGTACCGAAGACTCGACTCGACGGCAGACCATGCAGAAAACACGTTTTTCAGCATAAGTGCTTGCAGAAGAGAAGTACGGATGGAGACGTGGGAGCGCAAAAAAGATACATCTTTCTGTTGCAGCTTCGCCGTTCGGGTATGGACAAACAGGTTGTCACGAGTGTCGGACGACCTCCCAGTCCGACTGCTGTGACTGTGAGGAAAAGAACCCTTAACAGAAAATGCCAGCGGCTGTAATCAATTCAAAATTGCAGTTTAGTACAATTCAtgtgtctttctgtttcatTTGTCACAAATTAGAGTGCTGAGTGAGTGGCCGTCTTCGGGCTGTATTTTTCTGATGTAATGAAGCTTTGCACGCATCTACTTGAAAAGACGCCGCATGTGCTACGTTTTTCCTGTTCAGGTGTGTGCCTGCAATGGTCTGCTGCGTGTTTTTATAGTTGCCACATACAACCTGAATGGGATATTAACTACTATCTTTTACCTAACTACCGGAATGGTTATCTGATCATGTAAAAACCAACATCGTTTATGACTACAGGTTCCTGTCGAACATGAACACCGGAGGGATATCGAAATCAAACACTTTCAACTGTCGCATGCGGTCCAGGGGGGTGATAGTCCTGTTTCTTTGCTTTGAAGCATGGTAACCTTCTGGGTAACGCGAAGCCGGTTTAACGGCACAGTGCTTTACTAAACTGCTCTAGCCATTAGAGAAGGGAGAGCTCTTATGAGCCAGCTCTTTTGAGAAGGGAGAGTTGTCTTACCCCTCTGCACGATCCCTTCACATGGCGGAGTTTCGTCTCAATTTGATTCTGTTTGGTGTATGGTGTCGAAGGCGGAGCAGAAGGATCGAGGGAATAGTTGCTACCGGTATGCCGACTCACTAGCCCTTCAGTGACTACGAATACGCACGTGGTGTACAGCTGTGTTTCCAAGGGGCTCTGGCGTTATGGTTTTCTCACGTTTGCCGACTGAACCCAGATATAGTTAGGCCTCAGATTTCTGTGGCCGGGTTTATGGGGCTATGTGGTCGGCAATAGGAAAACAGAAGGGGAACAGCATCATGCACGTACAGAATTCTGCTGTTTCTGCAAACAGGCGATATCTTTTGAAAAGTGAATCCGGAGTGTGTTGCTGCTTGAGGCGGGGGTCGCTTTTCTGTAGGCTGACGGCAACGCAGATCCATGGCAATTCCCGCCGTTTCACCTGTTCGTTTGTCTCCCGAAAACGTAACGATTATTGCACACGCGGGTTTCACCCCGTGTTATTTTGTCACTTGGTAAACTGGAGGCGAGTCCCTTGCCGGCAAGCCTTCTGGAATCATAGAGTTTTTCAACCCTGATGCAGAGccatttatatatatatatatatgtaatgCGCGTAGTATTAGTGGAATTTCTTTGTTATGCGACCCCCTTCGATGCGGGGTTTTGCCTCTCGGGGACTTCACCCGAAATCTAGATCCGCTAACACAGCTTCCCTTCTGTTTGCGTGTCACAAGGGCAAACCCAAAAATATTGGTCGAGACTCGGTGCGGGCCCCTCCACAAGTTTTATCAACGACACAAGCTCAGCCGCCACGTTCACGCTGTCAGGATGTTAAGGAAAGCCGTTGCCGGGCTACTGCGGAATTGAGTCTTTCAGACAGTGACATCCACCACTACGGTGTTCCAAGGAGCCGTCGCATGCGGCGTGACTTCGCATCCAACAGCCAGGTGACGCACATATGCTAGAACGATTGTCACCTAAGAAGTCAGGGAAACTCTGAACAAAAGAGCCACAAACCACGGTGATCATCTTAAACAAACATATGCTCCAAAGAACGTGTAATGCGTTGCCAAGAGGACCGCATTCGTTGGCGGTTGCCAACGAGATAAAATGTTTCTGTATTCTACAGCGACTGGGTCTCCTGAAAAGCTCTGGCAATCGGGAACGATGTAGCACAATTCTGTACAGGTTGTCGTAGACCCGTGGCTTTTGTCTCCAACTCCCGGAAAGGTGATATCCCTCGATTTTCCCTCGTGTTTGGAGCTCCTTTACAACTGCCAAAAAAATGTCATTCACGCGTCCGCGTCCGTGCCAGCTGCGCGCGAACGAAATTTCGCAAAAACTAAAAATCCGGACGTTCCCCATGGGTCCATCTCCCATCATGGGAACGTGTTTGAAAAAGTGTCTTgaggcgctgcagctgcgcttCTCAGAAAGTCACATCTTTCTTCGACTCGGGGGCAAGACTTCCAAGATGTGGCCGCCGTACTTGTTGTCCAAAAAATTTTCGCATGGCATGGCTGAATAACGTTGTTGTGCCTCCCTGTGCGCCGTGCGCCACAACAGCGCAGGTAGCGCGTAGCTCAATTATGTTTCCCTGTGTGGCAGTTggtttttcctgttttcacAAGGCGTTTGCCATCTCTCAAGTCCACCTTATTACTGGTGGCCCGCGATTAATCTACCTCAGTGGCCTGGCTTGCTCAGCACTGTCTTCAGCGGGATCTGGAGAAGCACAAGACAACTCAGGAGAGCTTAACTCCCCGGTGGTTTCCGCTTCACTGACTGGGGTAATGCGCACCGCAGGCGCTACGGTCGAAGCACTTGcaacttctttcttcgtcatTTGTCCCGCGTCCGCCAAGGCCGGAAGCTGTTCTATAGAGATTATGGGAGTGGGGGAGTCCTTCACCTCTGTCCCGCTTGGCAACTGTGGCGTTCGCGCAGGAtctgcctcctcgccagGAGTTAGCATTCCCAATGCTCCTTCAGGACTTTCTGCGCTGCCTTCCGAGATCGGCGGAGAACGGAGCTCTGGAGTAAACTTCTCAGCTGATCCGTCGTCGCTTTCTGGTGTCATCGACCGCGtgcgcagctgcagaagtGGGAGAGGCGCCATTTCGTCCAAATCTTGTGGCTGGCAACTCCGTCCTTCGGTTGTAGTTGTCACTGGAGCTGCCGCCTGTTCAGTATTGTCGCCTGTTTCGACCGGAAAAGGCGTCTGCGACTGTGGTTGTTCgagcttctgcgtcgcctccggTTCATGGCCACATGCGTTGTCCTCGAGTGCGGCATCTTGCGGCGTCTCTGTGGcctgttctgtctccctggATGCGGCCAGCCTCTCCCCATCAgactcctcttcgtctgcttcatGAATGGGTTCCTGGCAGATCGCCGCCATCTCTGTGGCGGAGAGGGGTACGGGCTGCAGAAGGCGTCGAAGTCCCTCGGCAAACTGCAGAACATTCGCGTGTTTCTCATTAGGTGATCCCGCACCGTTGTCGCTCCCACAGGCAGCAGCCGAAGCCCCCGAAGCCACGTCTGCATTCGAGTGCCCCCCATAGACCTCAACAACCTTATCTGCGAACTCAAGGCCTTTTGCATTCCTGGAAACGGCAAAACAACACAGCGTGGTGCATGTGCGGTCGCAATGTCTAAAACACAGCATCGAACCAGTGAGCCGTCGCGGGCAAAGTATTTCTTGAACCTGTCTGGTAAAACATCTCCACCTGCGACTCTCGCGCAGGCGTTTACAACCGGGACCTGGTCTGTCCGAGCAAGCGATGTAAGTTAGGTCTACGTTTCTCAGGATTGTCACGCATGTTTGTCCTGCAGGCTCTCAGCAGTCGGCGCTTACCGTAGATCCCCGCAGGCCTCCGGACAGTATGAGCATGCCAGGCCGACTGTATATAGTCCTTGATAAACGACGTCCGGGACTCGGATCATGCAGTCCGTGTTCAGCCACGAAAGGCACTTCGTCCACACCTAAAGTTCGGGATAAGAGAGTGGCGTAGACAAAGAAGCTGATGCTCGCGAACGTTCGAATTTTGGCCGCCCTGCACAACAACACTGTCTACACGTGACGGTGCCGATCGAGATCCACCATGCTGGCTGTGGCACTGTCTCAAACGAGATTGGTCTGTAAGCCTTTTGGG
This window of the Toxoplasma gondii ME49 chromosome VI, whole genome shotgun sequence genome carries:
- a CDS encoding mitochondrial carrier superfamily protein (encoded by transcript TGME49_242460~Predicted trans-membrane domain (TMHMM2.0):11-34) yields the protein MYRADARMAEAGSEFWANLLAGGCTGLFVDAVLFPLDVFKTRKQAETTSCRRQPPAPPSSQPHAAAPSVQAPQIHAERSPVPEAKTSRQHTSDYRHTSTYSVSSPSSGVGSSGKSAGAVSMEARERSGPSACSSVSRVDSGASALSPRIPSGKNKGSFGSAGAPVAAVSRASLPAPSPSGVRTALDGVTQVGNANRGMPGGQERFGFLGTIARRYYPGFGALAAGAFPSSALFFVTYEGSKQLLAQQEVGRQLSPAVTYGLCSTLAEFASCCVRTPFEMLKQQMQLGMHATTTRAIHAIWQRDGWRGFFVGFNATIVRDLPFVGVEMGLWEYLKKYFCSFPGVSESVVLTSFSSGFAGFLAGAGAAVATTPLDVVKTRLMTQQEGRYQYRGYFDCFSTILQREGYAALFRGLKIRVIWVALGGALFLGGYDGFKALYLRVLPGGLNESRCGACSAVKNGDGGASNNEPLNTDEKILVSTVAAETQE